Proteins encoded within one genomic window of Phototrophicus methaneseepsis:
- a CDS encoding methyl-accepting chemotaxis protein — protein sequence MVSWARQPNIPFDPTAWLALGTGILMVVLYAAFQEGILLLLAVPYGALALYRLFWMKPAKTAIQPTQSNTTSHDAHHDAPYDEYETNPGTETSLTADLHTRMNVTVDGLVRATYAINDVTTQQASNADEQVQLIERANRMLDDFLQLGEHINEQVRSVTQTANEAADNSRSGQSAIGQTLQTMDDIRNQVENIGSTIAKLAHLVRRIDNINTSVGEIATQSNLLALNASIEAARAGIHGRGFAVVADEVRELSKQSTESADQVRVILSEIQQAMKEAVLATQQGVQDVDGGIERTREANSVMIQLVESVHSAREAVKQVGAVFDEQSTDMEQIAIDMDRIARITTQNLASTRTVETVSANLTRLASDLQCTLNQNPEGDIASLQLYPEDASMAVPE from the coding sequence ATGGTAAGCTGGGCCAGACAACCGAATATTCCCTTCGATCCAACGGCGTGGCTTGCCCTGGGAACAGGCATCCTAATGGTGGTGCTATATGCGGCGTTCCAAGAAGGTATCCTGCTCTTGCTGGCTGTGCCCTATGGTGCACTCGCGTTGTATCGCCTTTTCTGGATGAAGCCAGCCAAAACAGCCATTCAACCCACTCAAAGCAACACAACAAGCCATGACGCACATCATGATGCGCCTTATGATGAATATGAAACAAATCCCGGTACAGAAACGAGCCTGACAGCAGATCTCCATACGCGCATGAACGTCACAGTAGATGGACTGGTACGAGCCACATATGCCATCAACGACGTGACGACCCAACAGGCCAGCAACGCAGATGAACAGGTACAGCTCATTGAGCGGGCGAACCGGATGCTGGATGACTTTTTACAGCTAGGGGAACACATCAATGAGCAGGTCCGCAGTGTGACGCAAACAGCGAACGAAGCCGCAGACAACTCTCGCAGCGGGCAATCGGCTATCGGGCAAACGCTGCAAACCATGGATGACATCCGCAATCAGGTAGAGAATATTGGCAGCACCATCGCCAAGCTAGCCCATCTTGTGCGGCGGATTGATAACATCAACACATCCGTTGGCGAAATCGCCACACAATCGAACTTGCTGGCTTTAAATGCCTCTATCGAAGCCGCACGCGCGGGCATCCATGGGCGCGGGTTCGCTGTTGTGGCTGATGAAGTCCGTGAGCTCTCTAAGCAATCAACTGAATCGGCGGATCAGGTGCGCGTGATTCTCTCAGAAATTCAGCAAGCGATGAAAGAAGCCGTCCTTGCGACGCAGCAGGGCGTGCAGGATGTTGATGGTGGCATTGAACGCACCCGCGAAGCCAACAGCGTCATGATTCAACTGGTGGAGAGCGTCCACAGTGCCAGAGAGGCCGTCAAACAAGTTGGCGCTGTCTTCGATGAGCAATCCACGGATATGGAGCAGATCGCCATTGATATGGACCGTATCGCCCGCATCACCACGCAAAACCTGGCGAGCACCCGTACCGTCGAAACGGTCTCGGCCAATCTCACGCGACTGGCATCTGACTTGCAGTGCACATTGAACCAGAACCCGGAAGGCGATATTGCCAGCTTGCAATTGTATCCAGAGGATGCGTCAATGGCTGTGCCCGAATAG
- a CDS encoding hybrid sensor histidine kinase/response regulator, which translates to MAEQLKKPNNHTQRPSRILVVDDDTMMRNLMYHLLKRYYLVDSVNNAKAAMEILQETEYDLLLLDVMMPGMNGLQLLSYLRAQPEYADLPVIIVTAMGGNDDIVRGLKLGANDYIIKPADTEVVLARVRTQITLKRALDENKQVMRELETVSELRTRLFRIAAHDLKNPLHNISLATNVLHSIAAEVDGVDSVLNNVQESVKTMDSILSAFLDVMAIQTGKLDFKMDELAMDVVVEQVTSQNRIAAYNKNIKLNVHDIHGIFVADFDRMVQIVGNLVSNAIKYSPFNSSIDIWTEEVNGFIRLCVRDQGPGVKEEERGKLFQEFSRTSNQPTGNEHSSGLGLWIIKQLVHHFGGAVGADFPPEGGSIFWVSVPVSEPQQIAQSAC; encoded by the coding sequence ATGGCTGAACAGCTCAAAAAACCCAACAATCACACACAGCGTCCGTCTCGCATCCTCGTCGTTGATGACGACACGATGATGCGCAACCTGATGTACCACCTGCTAAAGCGTTACTATCTTGTCGACAGCGTGAACAACGCAAAAGCAGCGATGGAAATTTTACAGGAAACGGAGTATGACCTGCTCCTGCTCGATGTGATGATGCCGGGTATGAATGGCTTGCAGTTGCTCAGCTATTTACGTGCTCAACCAGAGTACGCGGATTTACCCGTTATCATCGTGACAGCAATGGGCGGCAACGATGATATCGTGCGCGGGCTTAAGCTAGGCGCAAACGATTACATCATCAAACCCGCTGATACAGAAGTTGTGCTGGCGCGCGTCCGCACGCAGATTACCCTGAAGCGTGCATTGGACGAAAATAAACAGGTCATGCGTGAATTAGAGACGGTCAGCGAATTACGCACACGCCTCTTCCGCATCGCTGCCCACGACCTCAAAAACCCCCTGCATAACATCAGCCTGGCGACCAACGTGCTACATTCAATCGCGGCAGAAGTTGATGGCGTCGATAGTGTCCTGAATAATGTTCAGGAATCCGTCAAGACAATGGACAGCATTCTATCTGCATTTCTGGATGTCATGGCAATCCAGACGGGCAAACTTGACTTTAAGATGGATGAACTGGCGATGGATGTGGTCGTCGAACAGGTGACCAGCCAGAACCGCATCGCGGCTTATAACAAAAATATCAAGCTCAATGTGCATGATATTCACGGCATCTTCGTGGCGGATTTCGACCGTATGGTTCAAATCGTAGGGAATCTAGTCAGTAACGCCATCAAATACAGCCCCTTCAATTCCAGCATCGATATCTGGACAGAAGAAGTCAATGGATTTATCCGTCTCTGTGTAAGAGACCAGGGCCCTGGCGTCAAGGAAGAAGAGCGCGGTAAGCTGTTCCAGGAGTTCAGCCGGACGAGCAACCAACCCACTGGCAATGAACATAGTTCCGGGCTTGGGCTGTGGATTATCAAGCAGCTCGTTCATCACTTCGGCGGTGCTGTGGGGGCAGATTTCCCACCAGAGGGTGGGTCTATCTTCTGGGTGTCAGTGCCTGTTTCCGAGCCGCAGCAAATCGCACAGTCGGCCTGCTAA
- a CDS encoding M14 family metallopeptidase: MRYITMIIALFGVLTISACTNMPNEPAPLPTLAQLPVATTPSPSLTPTQTATATNTPTEQPTFAETLPPSATATIGGLSAAVNPTHTPRPILMATHTALPPSATRTAAPPATLLPTAFSFGQSAEGRTLEAFRFGTGPTVILLVGGIHAGFEANTIELVEAMKAHFEETPSDILSGMTLLLVPTLNADGAAHGRQLRGRFNGNEVDLNRNWGCDWSPEAEFGQGPVDPGDAAFSEPETSALGALIQQVRPAAVLFYHAAANGVFTGECGSFNSDELAEIYGNATSYPYGSEFSDYEVTGSAPNWVASQGIPALDVELATAEGTEFQRNLRGVMAVQRWLLARNAAVNPP, encoded by the coding sequence ATGCGCTACATTACAATGATTATAGCGCTATTCGGCGTCTTGACCATCAGTGCTTGTACGAATATGCCGAATGAGCCTGCACCACTGCCGACACTTGCTCAACTGCCCGTTGCAACAACGCCGTCACCGAGCTTGACGCCAACGCAGACGGCGACGGCGACAAATACACCCACGGAACAGCCCACCTTTGCTGAGACGCTGCCGCCCAGCGCTACGGCTACCATAGGGGGGCTTTCTGCGGCTGTAAATCCGACGCACACACCCAGGCCCATTCTAATGGCGACGCATACAGCATTGCCGCCTTCAGCAACCAGGACCGCTGCCCCGCCCGCGACCCTGTTACCCACTGCGTTCAGCTTCGGTCAATCAGCGGAAGGACGCACCTTGGAAGCGTTTCGGTTTGGGACAGGCCCCACTGTGATCCTGCTGGTGGGTGGCATCCATGCAGGCTTCGAAGCCAATACTATTGAACTTGTCGAGGCTATGAAGGCCCATTTTGAAGAAACGCCTTCTGACATTCTCTCAGGGATGACGCTGTTGCTCGTGCCTACTCTGAACGCCGATGGCGCAGCCCATGGCCGCCAATTGAGAGGGCGCTTTAACGGTAATGAGGTCGATCTCAACCGGAATTGGGGCTGTGATTGGTCGCCAGAGGCGGAATTCGGGCAGGGGCCTGTTGACCCTGGTGATGCTGCTTTTTCAGAGCCGGAGACGAGCGCCCTGGGGGCACTCATCCAACAGGTGCGACCTGCTGCGGTGTTGTTCTATCATGCCGCCGCAAATGGTGTTTTCACAGGGGAGTGTGGCAGCTTCAACAGTGACGAACTGGCCGAAATCTACGGGAATGCAACGAGCTACCCGTATGGGAGCGAATTCAGCGATTATGAAGTGACCGGTTCCGCGCCGAATTGGGTCGCTAGCCAGGGTATCCCCGCGCTGGATGTTGAGCTTGCGACAGCCGAGGGTACCGAGTTCCAGCGAAATTTACGGGGTGTGATGGCTGTTCAGCGCTGGTTGCTCGCCAGGAATGCGGCTGTTAATCCGCCTTAG